A single genomic interval of Armatimonadota bacterium harbors:
- a CDS encoding MBL fold metallo-hydrolase — translation MLRLTWLMAAALVTLGAGAGAAAADAVTLRYYGQSFFLLTTGGGTRVAIDPFGTIGLPMPSGVEADAVLITHEHGDHNNAGLIGGKARVFRGLTTNPPGWNTIRERAGDVLIYSVPAFHDDAGGTTGRGFNTIFVLEVAGLRIAHLGDLGQAQLTEGQLRALGRIDVLLIPVGGAPFTIGAAEATRITDQLNPRVVIPMHYKTAARPQWPGSDEQPFLAGKPNVQRVGHTVTLTSATLPRERTILVMAYQ, via the coding sequence ATGCTGCGCCTGACCTGGTTGATGGCCGCGGCCCTCGTCACCCTGGGCGCCGGCGCCGGTGCCGCCGCCGCGGATGCGGTCACCCTGCGCTACTATGGGCAGTCCTTCTTCCTGCTCACCACCGGCGGCGGGACCCGCGTCGCCATCGATCCCTTCGGAACCATCGGCCTTCCCATGCCCTCCGGCGTGGAGGCCGACGCCGTCCTGATCACGCACGAACACGGCGACCACAACAACGCCGGTCTCATCGGGGGGAAGGCGAGGGTGTTCCGCGGGCTGACCACGAACCCCCCGGGGTGGAATACCATCCGCGAGCGCGCCGGCGACGTTCTGATCTACAGCGTGCCCGCCTTCCACGACGACGCGGGCGGGACCACCGGCCGCGGATTCAACACCATCTTCGTCCTCGAGGTCGCCGGCCTCCGGATTGCCCACCTGGGAGATCTCGGCCAGGCCCAGCTCACCGAGGGGCAGCTCCGCGCCCTGGGCCGCATCGACGTCCTGCTCATCCCCGTGGGCGGCGCGCCCTTCACCATCGGCGCGGCGGAGGCGACGCGGATCACGGATCAGCTCAACCCACGCGTGGTCATCCCGATGCACTACAAGACCGCGGCGCGGCCGCAGTGGCCGGGCTCGGATGAGCAGCCGTTCCTGGCCGGCAAACCCAACGTGCAGCGCGTCGGCCACACGGTGACGTTGACGTCGGCGACGCTCCCGCGCGAACGGACGATTCTGGTCATGGCCTACCAGTAG
- a CDS encoding aconitase/3-isopropylmalate dehydratase large subunit family protein: protein MAAGAMTLTEKIIARAAGRDRVRPGEEVWATVDLAAMHDSSGPRRIGETLARLGGRLWDPQKIVLAIDHFVPAANPRQAEIVTATRRWAREHRLPHFFDSVGVMHNLLLEQGLVGPGMLVVGADSHTVTAGAAGALAVGVGATELATVLVTGQIWLRVPPTVRIRFEGPLPGYLTGRDMAMEVLRRLGADFAIYKAVEFDGPAVEGLDLDERAVLANQAIEMGAKNGIVPPRGVILEQLESAARAQGRPVAGDEDAVPEREYRIAMTDSPPLVAVPPNVDRIVPAGDLGGIELDRVYIGSCVGGKAADLRAAARVLQGRKARIPLQIAPATLRVVRETLQDGTLQTLLEAGAILQAPGCGACAGLHSGLLGPRERCLSTVTRNFPGRMGDRSAEIYLASPLTAAASAATGRITDPRELL from the coding sequence ATGGCCGCGGGGGCGATGACCCTCACCGAGAAGATCATCGCCCGCGCCGCGGGGCGCGACCGGGTGCGTCCGGGGGAGGAGGTCTGGGCGACGGTGGACCTGGCGGCGATGCACGACTCCTCCGGACCGCGGCGGATCGGAGAGACCCTGGCCCGTCTCGGCGGCCGGCTGTGGGATCCGCAGAAGATCGTCCTGGCCATCGACCACTTCGTCCCGGCCGCGAATCCCCGGCAGGCGGAGATCGTGACGGCGACACGCCGCTGGGCGCGGGAGCACCGGCTGCCCCACTTCTTCGACAGCGTGGGGGTGATGCACAACCTGTTGCTGGAGCAGGGTCTCGTCGGACCCGGCATGCTGGTCGTCGGCGCCGACTCTCACACCGTCACCGCGGGCGCCGCCGGCGCCCTGGCCGTCGGGGTCGGCGCCACCGAGCTGGCCACCGTGCTGGTCACGGGGCAGATCTGGCTCCGCGTGCCTCCGACGGTGCGCATCCGCTTCGAGGGGCCGCTGCCGGGCTACCTCACGGGGCGCGACATGGCCATGGAGGTCCTGCGGCGCCTGGGCGCCGACTTCGCCATCTACAAAGCGGTGGAGTTCGACGGCCCGGCGGTGGAAGGGCTGGACCTCGACGAGCGGGCGGTGCTTGCCAATCAGGCGATCGAGATGGGCGCCAAGAACGGCATCGTCCCCCCCAGGGGAGTGATCCTGGAGCAGCTGGAGTCCGCGGCGCGGGCGCAGGGACGGCCGGTGGCGGGCGACGAAGACGCGGTGCCCGAGCGCGAGTACCGGATCGCGATGACGGATAGCCCCCCGCTGGTGGCCGTCCCGCCCAACGTGGACCGTATCGTCCCCGCGGGCGACCTGGGCGGCATCGAGCTGGACCGGGTGTACATCGGGTCCTGCGTCGGCGGCAAGGCCGCCGACCTGCGCGCCGCGGCGCGCGTGCTGCAGGGACGGAAGGCGCGGATCCCGCTGCAGATCGCCCCGGCCACCCTGCGCGTGGTGCGGGAGACGCTGCAGGACGGTACCCTGCAGACGCTGCTCGAAGCCGGCGCCATCCTGCAGGCCCCGGGCTGCGGGGCATGCGCCGGATTGCACTCCGGGCTGCTCGGCCCCCGGGAGCGGTGCCTGAGCACGGTGACCCGCAACTTCCCGGGGCGCATGGGCGATCGCAGCGCGGAGATCTACCTGGCCTCGCCCCTGACCGCGGCGGCCTCGGCCGCAACCGGGCGCATCACCGATCCGAGGGAGCTCCTGTGA
- a CDS encoding ABC transporter substrate-binding protein encodes MGLLAAVLIPALLAAPGAGGAAVADRVTIGFFLPLTGAAAAEGNGVREGADLAAKQINDAGGISIGGRRVRIELVYEDDRCSPQGATEAANRLVARRVDFVGGSFCSSAALAAQPIFAQARIPQIIYAFATDLTGAAREKAGAVYSVRLGPQAKIEMAPLAKYAVLANNHRTFFAMGQNTDFGRSMVTEFRAVLEKLGGRFVAEPEYFSFGATDFRTILTRAKGSGAQALLAIGLLGEMIGITLQYRELGLTQGFYGSDLLENTPYMEAVGDRNKGFYSPWFYDDGVDERRFRRSEPEREPKTMALAVLKAFGRRATRDNGWGWGTVHLVRQAMEKAGTTNNIAAAEKILSGEKFVLPYGTYGFTRCGQADMRAGVAMYEGGFKKVLVTDRDYASTPPVVLTTADLCPQK; translated from the coding sequence GTGGGCCTGCTGGCCGCCGTGCTGATCCCGGCGCTGCTGGCGGCGCCGGGGGCGGGCGGGGCGGCGGTGGCCGACCGGGTGACCATCGGGTTCTTCCTTCCGCTGACCGGGGCGGCGGCGGCGGAGGGCAACGGTGTGCGCGAAGGCGCCGACCTGGCCGCGAAGCAGATCAACGACGCCGGAGGGATCAGCATCGGCGGCCGGCGCGTCCGGATCGAGCTCGTCTACGAAGACGACCGCTGCAGCCCCCAGGGCGCGACGGAGGCGGCGAACCGGCTCGTGGCGCGCCGCGTGGACTTCGTCGGCGGCAGTTTCTGCAGCTCCGCGGCGCTGGCCGCGCAGCCGATTTTCGCCCAGGCCCGTATTCCGCAGATCATCTACGCCTTCGCCACGGACCTGACGGGGGCGGCCCGGGAGAAGGCGGGAGCGGTCTATTCGGTCCGCCTCGGTCCGCAGGCCAAGATCGAGATGGCGCCGCTGGCCAAGTACGCCGTCCTGGCCAACAACCACCGGACCTTCTTCGCCATGGGGCAGAACACCGATTTCGGCCGGTCGATGGTCACCGAGTTCCGGGCCGTTCTGGAGAAGCTGGGCGGCCGGTTCGTGGCCGAGCCGGAGTACTTCAGCTTCGGGGCCACCGACTTCCGCACCATTCTCACCCGGGCCAAGGGGTCGGGTGCCCAGGCCCTGCTGGCCATCGGCCTCCTGGGCGAGATGATCGGGATCACCCTGCAGTACCGCGAACTGGGTCTCACCCAGGGGTTCTACGGCAGCGACCTGCTGGAGAACACGCCCTACATGGAAGCCGTGGGCGACCGGAATAAGGGGTTCTACTCCCCCTGGTTCTATGACGACGGCGTGGACGAGCGCCGGTTCCGCCGCTCCGAGCCGGAGCGGGAGCCGAAGACGATGGCGCTGGCCGTGCTCAAGGCCTTCGGCCGGCGGGCGACCCGGGACAACGGCTGGGGGTGGGGCACGGTGCACCTGGTCCGCCAGGCGATGGAGAAGGCCGGGACCACGAACAACATCGCGGCCGCGGAGAAGATCCTCTCCGGCGAGAAGTTCGTCCTGCCCTACGGGACCTACGGCTTCACCCGGTGCGGTCAGGCCGACATGCGGGCCGGCGTGGCGATGTATGAGGGCGGGTTCAAGAAGGTCCTCGTCACCGACCGCGACTACGCCAGCACGCCGCCCGTGGTCCTGACCACGGCGGATCTCTGCCCGCAGAAGTAG
- a CDS encoding MBL fold metallo-hydrolase, whose amino-acid sequence MIRLRRFGEVTQLAMARTVLGRPLYTACAYFLDGLLVDDGPPATAGELTRVLADLEVRQVVLTHAHEDHAGANPVLQARGLTPLAHPRALDLLARPPDQRPYQRLVWGRQPPSTAAPLGEEVRTKHHYFRVVHTPGHSADHISLFDERTGWLFAGDLFLSPYVKVMRLDENPHQTIASLRRVLALPVTTLFCAGGKVVEDGRAALQRKLDFMERLRDEARARAARGMKPTRIRQELLGEETWWPLATSGHFSKQNLIDALLRDEPPAS is encoded by the coding sequence ATGATTCGCCTCCGCCGGTTCGGCGAGGTGACCCAGCTGGCCATGGCCCGCACCGTCCTGGGCCGTCCGCTGTACACCGCCTGCGCCTACTTCCTGGACGGGTTGCTGGTGGACGACGGGCCGCCGGCCACCGCGGGAGAACTGACCCGCGTCCTTGCCGACCTGGAGGTCCGGCAGGTTGTGCTGACCCACGCCCACGAAGACCACGCCGGCGCCAACCCCGTGCTGCAGGCCCGGGGCCTCACGCCGCTGGCCCATCCCCGTGCCCTCGACCTCCTCGCCCGCCCCCCGGACCAGCGGCCGTACCAGCGGCTGGTGTGGGGACGGCAGCCCCCCTCCACCGCGGCGCCGCTGGGGGAGGAGGTCCGCACGAAGCATCATTACTTCCGCGTAGTTCACACGCCCGGGCACAGCGCCGACCACATCAGTCTCTTTGACGAACGGACCGGATGGCTGTTCGCCGGCGACCTCTTCCTCAGTCCCTACGTGAAGGTGATGCGCCTCGACGAGAACCCGCACCAGACCATCGCCTCGCTGCGCCGGGTGCTGGCGCTGCCGGTGACGACGCTGTTCTGCGCCGGCGGAAAGGTGGTCGAGGACGGACGCGCGGCTCTGCAGCGGAAACTCGACTTCATGGAGCGCCTGCGCGACGAGGCGCGGGCGCGGGCGGCCCGGGGGATGAAGCCGACCCGGATCCGGCAGGAGTTGCTGGGCGAGGAGACCTGGTGGCCGCTCGCGACCTCCGGCCACTTTTCCAAGCAGAACCTGATCGACGCCCTGCTGCGGGACGAACCGCCCGCGTCATAG
- a CDS encoding IclR family transcriptional regulator, with protein sequence MRRRAPAGRGSSTPRSFPAGGSARAAERTLDILLAFLREGREMGISELSRIVRLPKATVHRLVQVLVSRGFLARDPATAGYRVGLTPFRLGNLFLAQTHVRQVALPVIHELARRTGETVNLNVVVDRHRICIEKAESPQDIRHAVELGRPLPLYAGASGKVLLAHLPEEEIEAVLAAGIHRFTPRTIVDPARLRRSLAEIRRRGYAVTSDERVAGASAVSAPIRNGAGRVVAGLTISGPTYRFTPDRVRSFITLVREGARQISAALGYGPAGLPRARAR encoded by the coding sequence ATGCGGCGCCGGGCCCCGGCGGGGCGAGGCAGTTCCACCCCGCGCTCCTTCCCCGCCGGGGGATCGGCGCGCGCCGCGGAGCGCACCCTGGACATCCTGCTGGCCTTTCTGCGCGAGGGCCGCGAGATGGGGATCTCCGAGCTGAGCCGGATTGTGCGGCTGCCGAAGGCCACGGTGCATCGGCTCGTCCAGGTTCTGGTCAGCCGGGGCTTCCTGGCGCGCGACCCGGCCACCGCAGGGTACCGTGTGGGGTTGACGCCCTTTCGACTGGGGAACCTCTTTCTGGCGCAGACCCACGTGCGCCAGGTCGCCCTGCCCGTGATCCACGAGCTCGCCCGTCGGACGGGAGAAACCGTGAACCTCAACGTGGTCGTGGACCGGCACCGGATCTGCATCGAGAAGGCGGAGAGTCCCCAGGACATCCGTCACGCCGTGGAACTGGGCCGCCCTCTGCCCCTGTATGCCGGCGCGTCGGGGAAGGTCCTCCTGGCCCACCTGCCCGAGGAGGAGATCGAGGCGGTGCTCGCTGCGGGGATCCACCGCTTCACGCCGCGGACGATCGTCGACCCGGCCCGCCTGCGGCGCAGCCTGGCCGAGATCCGGCGGCGCGGATATGCCGTGACGAGCGATGAGCGCGTGGCGGGGGCGTCCGCGGTGAGCGCGCCCATCCGCAACGGCGCAGGCCGCGTCGTGGCCGGGTTGACCATCTCGGGGCCGACCTACCGCTTCACGCCCGACCGGGTGCGAAGCTTCATCACCCTGGTCCGTGAGGGCGCCCGACAGATCTCTGCGGCCCTGGGCTACGGGCCGGCGGGTCTGCCCCGGGCGAGGGCGCGCTGA
- the leuD gene encoding 3-isopropylmalate dehydratase small subunit (catalyzes the isomerization between 2-isopropylmalate and 3-isopropylmalate in leucine biosynthesis) has protein sequence MSGVYEGQAWVFGDHVSTDQILPGAFLDRPMEEVGSVAMAGLDPSFARRVRPGDFVVAGLNFGCGSSREAAVMALKQVGVAAVVARSFGRIFFRNAINNGLPAAIVPETSGIRGGDRLRLDLAGGTLTNLRSGQTLPLQSLAGISREILEAGGIVPYTLRRLGLPR, from the coding sequence GTGAGCGGCGTCTACGAGGGACAGGCCTGGGTCTTCGGCGACCACGTCAGTACCGATCAGATTCTGCCCGGCGCGTTCCTGGACCGTCCGATGGAGGAGGTGGGCAGCGTGGCCATGGCCGGCCTGGATCCGTCCTTTGCCCGGCGAGTGCGACCGGGCGACTTCGTGGTCGCGGGGCTCAACTTCGGGTGCGGCAGCAGCCGGGAGGCGGCGGTGATGGCGCTCAAGCAGGTCGGGGTCGCCGCGGTCGTGGCCCGGTCCTTCGGCCGCATCTTCTTCCGCAACGCGATCAACAACGGCCTCCCCGCGGCGATCGTCCCGGAGACGTCGGGGATCCGCGGGGGGGACCGCCTGCGACTGGACCTGGCCGGGGGCACCCTGACCAACCTGCGCAGCGGACAGACGCTCCCCCTGCAGAGTCTTGCCGGGATCTCGCGGGAGATCCTGGAGGCCGGCGGCATCGTGCCCTACACCCTGCGCCGGCTGGGGCTCCCCCGATGA
- a CDS encoding dihydroorotase family protein, translating into MARYDLAVLNGTAVIPYTGAVRCDIGVREGKIAALAEAIDPAQAAEVVDARGRLVFPGAVDSHFHLGIYRSMAEDAASETRSALAGGVTTVISYFRTGQHYLNKSGPYREIFPEVLALTEGRAHTDYGFHIAIMTGQQLEEVDWLVRAQGVASFKYYMFYKGLNLTADSTRGSEYTMADSYDLGHLYLFMAQVAAAAQRYGRAGRISLSLHCEHAELIRVFIEQVKQSGLTGLEAYHRARPPLTERLSMAEAVILADALRCPVNLLHLSSREAITAASEAKREYPHLDIRLETTLHHLALTYATAGGMIGKVNPPIRTEDDRQALWAAVLDGRIDTVVSDHACCFEEQKGEDLWRALPGFGGTALLYPYLISEGHHRRGLPLTRIAELASANSARAFALYPRKGTIAPGSDADLTVIDPDREHTVTPEVLLSAQDFTPFAGMRVRGWPTHTILRGRVVYADGKVAAPPRGRYLRRPVGLHDQQPAPTR; encoded by the coding sequence ATGGCGCGATACGATCTGGCGGTGCTCAACGGCACGGCGGTCATCCCCTACACCGGCGCGGTGCGCTGCGACATCGGCGTCCGGGAGGGGAAGATCGCCGCCCTGGCCGAGGCGATCGATCCGGCGCAGGCGGCGGAGGTCGTGGACGCCCGGGGCAGGCTCGTCTTCCCGGGCGCGGTGGACTCCCACTTCCACCTGGGCATCTACCGCTCGATGGCCGAGGACGCCGCTTCGGAGACCCGCTCGGCGCTGGCCGGCGGGGTGACCACAGTGATCAGCTACTTCCGCACCGGGCAGCACTACCTCAACAAGAGCGGCCCCTACCGCGAGATCTTCCCGGAGGTGCTGGCCCTGACGGAGGGCCGCGCCCACACCGACTACGGGTTCCACATCGCGATCATGACCGGCCAGCAGCTGGAGGAGGTGGACTGGCTGGTCCGCGCCCAGGGCGTGGCCTCCTTCAAGTACTACATGTTCTACAAGGGCCTCAACCTCACCGCGGACAGCACGCGCGGCAGCGAGTACACCATGGCCGACAGCTACGACCTCGGCCACCTCTACCTCTTCATGGCCCAGGTCGCCGCCGCGGCGCAGCGCTACGGCCGCGCCGGACGGATCTCGCTGTCGCTGCACTGCGAGCACGCCGAACTGATCCGCGTCTTCATCGAACAGGTGAAGCAGTCGGGCCTCACCGGCCTCGAGGCCTACCATCGGGCGCGGCCCCCGCTCACCGAGCGGCTGTCGATGGCGGAGGCGGTGATCCTCGCCGACGCCCTGCGCTGTCCGGTGAACCTGCTGCACCTGAGCAGCCGGGAGGCGATCACCGCGGCCTCCGAGGCGAAGCGCGAGTATCCCCATCTGGACATCCGCCTGGAGACGACGCTGCACCACCTGGCGCTGACCTACGCCACGGCCGGCGGGATGATCGGCAAGGTCAACCCGCCGATCCGCACCGAGGACGACCGCCAGGCGCTGTGGGCGGCGGTCCTCGACGGCCGCATCGACACCGTGGTCAGCGACCACGCCTGCTGCTTCGAGGAGCAGAAGGGCGAGGACCTCTGGAGGGCGCTGCCCGGGTTCGGCGGGACGGCGCTGCTGTATCCCTATCTGATCTCCGAGGGCCATCACCGGCGGGGCCTGCCCCTGACGCGGATCGCCGAACTGGCCAGCGCCAACTCGGCCCGGGCCTTCGCCCTCTACCCACGCAAGGGAACAATCGCGCCGGGCAGCGACGCCGACCTGACGGTGATCGACCCGGACCGCGAACACACGGTGACGCCGGAGGTGCTGCTCTCCGCCCAGGACTTCACGCCCTTCGCCGGGATGCGGGTCCGGGGCTGGCCCACGCACACCATCCTGCGGGGCCGGGTGGTGTACGCGGACGGCAAGGTCGCCGCACCACCCCGCGGTCGCTACCTGCGGCGGCCTGTAGGACTGCACGACCAGCAGCCCGCCCCGACACGGTGA
- a CDS encoding oxaloacetate decarboxylase — translation MTGPALRERLSRPEILVAPGVHDALAARIAERAGFEALYFTGAGFAYTHLGMPDLGLVSLSETVARVAAIADATRLPLIADGDTGYGNALNVGRTVREFERAGAAAIQLEDQTFPKRCGHLAGKTVIRTEEMVGKIKAAVDARREGILVIGRTDARAVEGFDAALERALRYKEAGADILFVEAPESRAELERLARALPPPAMANMVEGGATPLLSARELEAMGYRLVIFPGAAVRAAAAAMVRVMAVLRQQGTTEPLRESMLSFAELNDLLGLPEFQRREERYLKDL, via the coding sequence ATGACCGGGCCCGCGCTGCGGGAGCGGCTGTCGCGGCCGGAGATCCTGGTCGCCCCCGGCGTGCACGACGCCCTCGCCGCCAGGATCGCCGAGCGGGCGGGTTTCGAAGCCCTGTACTTCACCGGGGCCGGGTTCGCCTACACCCACCTGGGCATGCCCGACCTGGGACTGGTCAGCCTGAGCGAGACGGTGGCGCGGGTGGCGGCGATTGCGGACGCGACGCGCCTGCCCCTCATCGCCGACGGCGACACCGGGTACGGCAACGCGCTGAACGTCGGCCGGACGGTGCGGGAGTTTGAGCGGGCGGGGGCGGCGGCGATCCAGCTGGAGGACCAGACCTTTCCCAAGCGCTGCGGCCACCTCGCCGGCAAGACCGTGATCCGGACGGAGGAGATGGTGGGGAAGATCAAGGCCGCGGTGGACGCGCGGCGCGAGGGCATCCTGGTCATCGGCCGCACCGACGCGCGGGCCGTGGAGGGATTCGACGCCGCGCTGGAGCGCGCGCTGCGCTACAAGGAGGCCGGGGCGGACATCCTCTTCGTCGAGGCTCCGGAGAGCCGCGCGGAGCTGGAACGCCTGGCGCGGGCCCTGCCGCCTCCGGCGATGGCCAACATGGTGGAGGGCGGCGCCACCCCCCTGCTGTCGGCGCGGGAGCTGGAGGCGATGGGCTACCGGCTGGTGATCTTTCCCGGCGCGGCGGTCCGGGCCGCCGCGGCGGCCATGGTGCGGGTGATGGCCGTGCTGCGCCAGCAGGGCACCACGGAGCCCCTGCGGGAGTCGATGCTCTCGTTCGCGGAGCTGAACGATCTCCTCGGCCTGCCCGAGTTCCAGCGGCGCGAGGAGCGCTACCTCAAGGATCTCTAG
- a CDS encoding branched-chain amino acid ABC transporter permease: MGLVTLLQYLVNGAFVSSVYALMALGLTLIFGVMQIADFAQGALYMLGAYVSFYITNRAGLSYFLSLPAAMVGVALIAVLNHLAVYRPLRRAGGATSFVAALGILLILQNIALWVFGADYRLIRSPFGDGKAVVLGAVITHQQLFIVLVTAGLILAVWLFLQRTRPGKALRAMSQNRDAAALVGINPDRIAVMTFALAGALAGSAGALVSPLRAFDPHIGALAILKSFAIVIFGGMGSISGALLGALIVGLAETLTAAYVAAEYSDLVAFILMILVLFLRPQGLRGAAAP; encoded by the coding sequence ATGGGGCTTGTCACCCTCCTCCAGTACCTCGTCAACGGGGCCTTCGTCAGCAGCGTCTACGCGCTCATGGCGCTGGGGCTGACCCTGATCTTCGGCGTCATGCAGATCGCCGACTTCGCCCAGGGGGCGCTGTACATGCTGGGGGCGTACGTGAGTTTCTACATCACCAACCGGGCCGGGCTCAGCTATTTCCTCTCCCTCCCGGCGGCGATGGTAGGGGTGGCGCTGATCGCCGTCCTGAACCACCTCGCCGTCTACCGCCCGCTGCGCCGGGCCGGAGGGGCCACATCCTTCGTCGCCGCCCTCGGCATCCTGCTCATCCTGCAGAACATCGCCCTGTGGGTGTTCGGGGCCGACTACCGCCTGATCCGTTCGCCCTTCGGGGACGGCAAAGCGGTCGTGCTCGGGGCGGTGATCACCCACCAGCAGCTCTTCATTGTCCTGGTGACGGCCGGGCTGATCCTGGCCGTCTGGCTCTTCCTGCAGCGGACGCGCCCGGGCAAGGCGCTCCGGGCCATGTCCCAGAACCGGGACGCGGCGGCGCTGGTCGGGATCAACCCCGACCGGATTGCCGTCATGACCTTCGCCCTGGCCGGGGCCCTGGCCGGAAGCGCGGGCGCGCTGGTCTCTCCGCTGCGGGCCTTCGACCCCCACATCGGGGCGCTGGCCATTCTCAAATCCTTCGCCATCGTCATCTTCGGGGGGATGGGGAGCATCTCGGGCGCGCTGCTGGGCGCCCTCATCGTGGGGCTGGCCGAGACCCTGACCGCGGCCTACGTGGCGGCGGAGTACAGCGACCTCGTGGCCTTCATCCTGATGATCCTCGTCCTCTTCCTGCGTCCCCAGGGGCTGCGGGGCGCCGCGGCGCCGTGA
- a CDS encoding branched-chain amino acid ABC transporter permease, with product MKRLLLLAAAAAAPFVFPTIAQRHLLILIAINVILVASLDLLMGTAGLLSLGHAGFMGIGAYTSALLALHYRIPFLLALAAAALAGGLAGLFIGYPSLRLRHHYFVLVTFIFGIILTLLFTSLVGVTRGPMGLPGIPFATIGLPQVGAHTFNTFRSKVDYYYLVAGAAGGVLWLRGRLVRGRLGAALIAIREEEQLAMAVGIPTHRYKVLAFVISTAIAGAAGSLYAHYATFISPEVFTFVDSFNLFVMNMIGGAGTPAGPVVGPLLLTVVRDTLRNISPVAAEIAFGAFLIAAIAFLPTGLMGALRRSAGRGR from the coding sequence GTGAAGCGGCTCCTCCTTCTCGCCGCGGCCGCCGCCGCGCCCTTCGTCTTCCCGACGATCGCCCAGCGCCATCTGCTCATCCTCATCGCGATCAACGTCATCCTCGTGGCCAGCCTGGACCTCCTCATGGGCACGGCCGGCCTCCTCTCCCTCGGGCACGCCGGCTTCATGGGCATCGGGGCCTACACCTCGGCGCTGCTGGCCCTCCACTACCGGATCCCGTTCCTCCTGGCTCTGGCCGCCGCGGCGCTGGCCGGGGGGCTCGCCGGACTGTTCATCGGCTACCCGTCGCTGCGCCTGCGGCACCACTACTTCGTGCTGGTCACCTTCATCTTCGGCATCATCCTGACCCTGCTGTTCACCAGTCTGGTGGGGGTGACGCGCGGCCCGATGGGCCTGCCGGGCATCCCCTTCGCCACCATCGGCCTGCCCCAGGTGGGCGCGCACACCTTCAACACCTTCCGGTCCAAGGTGGACTACTACTACCTCGTCGCCGGGGCCGCCGGGGGCGTCCTCTGGCTGCGCGGCCGGCTGGTCCGCGGCCGGCTGGGGGCCGCGCTCATCGCCATCCGCGAGGAGGAACAGCTGGCGATGGCCGTGGGGATTCCCACCCACCGGTACAAGGTCCTGGCCTTCGTCATCAGCACCGCCATCGCCGGCGCGGCCGGCTCGCTGTACGCCCACTACGCCACCTTCATCAGTCCCGAGGTCTTCACGTTCGTGGACTCCTTCAATTTGTTCGTGATGAACATGATCGGCGGGGCGGGGACCCCGGCCGGTCCCGTGGTCGGCCCGCTGCTGCTCACGGTGGTGCGCGATACCCTGCGCAACATCTCGCCGGTGGCCGCGGAGATCGCCTTCGGCGCCTTCCTCATCGCGGCCATCGCCTTCCTCCCGACGGGGCTGATGGGGGCCCTGCGCCGGTCGGCCGGCCGGGGGCGCTGA